From one Acidimicrobiia bacterium genomic stretch:
- a CDS encoding ferritin-like domain-containing protein yields the protein MTTEAKPQLPDSDEVDATIKRVENHADTIYAWNYARDREQLVTLYNKGVSSQWSSITDLDWATDVDPEELVRQQESPTDSLVRTAAELPGSPLAKWGEAEFTALGIEMFKASLSQFMHGEQGAMLTVAKLVEAVPWIDAKYYAATQTMDEARHTEVFAKYLDTKLGEAYPMSPFLEQQIDALLQDSRWDIAYLGMQIVIESLALAAFGDMLRRIQEPLLRKLLRYVMSDEARHVAFGVLSLQELYQGLTEAELKDRQEFLVENTLRSRARSTTPEVWERMGVAVDEVRPFLLEAAAKMNRGAYMGFQSAFFAKLVPNVRKLGLLDANDGYLRKAWGEAGLMEFEFADDTGTDYTKYDEVAADRAARA from the coding sequence CCTGGAACTACGCGCGCGACCGCGAGCAACTCGTGACGCTCTACAACAAGGGTGTCTCGTCGCAGTGGAGCAGCATCACCGATCTCGACTGGGCCACCGACGTCGACCCCGAGGAACTGGTCCGTCAGCAGGAGTCGCCCACCGACAGCCTGGTGCGCACCGCGGCCGAGTTACCGGGCTCGCCGCTCGCGAAGTGGGGCGAGGCGGAGTTCACCGCGCTCGGCATCGAGATGTTCAAGGCGTCGCTGAGCCAGTTCATGCACGGCGAGCAAGGCGCGATGCTCACTGTGGCCAAGCTCGTGGAAGCGGTGCCGTGGATCGACGCGAAGTACTACGCGGCCACGCAGACGATGGACGAAGCGCGCCACACCGAGGTGTTCGCGAAGTACCTCGACACCAAGCTCGGTGAGGCCTACCCGATGAGTCCGTTCCTCGAGCAGCAGATCGACGCGTTGCTCCAAGACAGCCGGTGGGACATCGCGTACCTCGGAATGCAGATCGTCATCGAGAGCCTTGCACTCGCCGCGTTCGGCGACATGCTGCGCCGCATCCAGGAGCCGCTGCTCCGCAAGTTGCTGCGCTACGTGATGTCCGACGAAGCGCGTCACGTTGCGTTCGGCGTGCTCAGCCTCCAGGAGCTCTACCAGGGGCTCACCGAAGCCGAGCTCAAGGACCGCCAGGAGTTCCTCGTGGAGAACACGCTGCGGTCGCGTGCGCGGTCGACCACGCCCGAGGTGTGGGAGCGCATGGGTGTCGCCGTCGACGAGGTGCGGCCGTTCCTGCTCGAGGCGGCGGCGAAGATGAACCGTGGTGCCTACATGGGCTTCCAGAGCGCGTTCTTCGCGAAGCTGGTACCGAACGTGCGCAAGCTCGGTTTGCTCGACGCCAACGACGGCTACCTGCGCAAGGCCTGGGGCGAAGCCGGGTTGATGGAGTTCGAGTTCGCCGACGACACCGGCACCGACTACACGAAGTACGACGAGGTGGCCGCCGACCGCGCCGCGCGCGCGTGA